One window from the genome of Cyclobacterium amurskyense encodes:
- a CDS encoding DUF983 domain-containing protein: MKDLSQEIRSSNTHEALGKDNKKLNAMLHCKCPVCKEGDMFKTSALNMSKFNELNKNCKECGFDFMPEPGFYQISMFFTYMVGVAIFVVFGFLTYLVFNDPPLWVYYVTIFIPTILSTPWNLRYSKVVMLYFFGDIGEGQ, encoded by the coding sequence ATGAAGGATTTAAGTCAAGAAATTAGGAGCAGCAATACCCATGAAGCTTTAGGGAAAGACAATAAGAAATTAAATGCCATGCTTCATTGCAAATGTCCAGTTTGTAAAGAAGGGGACATGTTTAAAACTTCGGCCCTTAACATGAGTAAATTCAATGAGCTGAACAAAAACTGTAAAGAATGTGGCTTTGATTTTATGCCTGAACCAGGCTTTTATCAGATTTCAATGTTCTTTACTTATATGGTTGGGGTAGCCATATTTGTGGTTTTTGGTTTCCTTACCTATTTGGTATTTAATGATCCACCACTTTGGGTGTATTATGTCACCATATTTATTCCTACCATTTTAAGTACCCCTTGGAATTTAAGGTACTCAAAGGTTGTCATGCTTTATTTCTTTGGCGATATAGGAGAAGGTCAATAA
- a CDS encoding sialidase family protein translates to MKSVFLWIGFLCSFQSFAQEVFPLWDTTVNMPELNKIPIIENVEFSVIKPFEFSKDGYRFLHGVALIWHKDKLYASFGHNKNGENTVSEEANYRVSEDGGKTWGPVKTIGRGDNVAVSHGEFLSYNGELWAFHGEYDGIMEKLRVRAFLLNEKTDVWEDKGIVARNNFWPLAAPEKMDNGNWIMSGFQVNETGSGNNPPAVAISDGDDFTKWDVVVIPMKTEKVWGESTVIIDGSIIINVARWGKQSIGLASKSNDFGQTWSILKPSNLPMTTSKPYTGQLSSGEYYLIGTTFNGVNKTRNTLTIAISRPGELFFSKVFVIRHSVFPEGVGESHPQAALAYPHAVEYQGKLYVGYSNSGGKVGRPIGKGRDTWNNNSAELAIIPIEMITSP, encoded by the coding sequence ATGAAAAGTGTATTTTTGTGGATTGGATTTTTATGTTCATTCCAATCGTTTGCTCAGGAAGTTTTCCCTTTATGGGATACAACGGTTAATATGCCTGAGTTAAATAAAATTCCAATTATTGAAAACGTTGAATTTTCGGTCATAAAACCCTTTGAATTTTCTAAAGATGGTTACCGATTTTTGCATGGGGTTGCTTTGATCTGGCATAAGGACAAACTTTACGCTTCCTTTGGTCACAATAAAAATGGTGAAAATACAGTGTCAGAGGAAGCCAATTACCGTGTGAGTGAGGATGGGGGTAAAACTTGGGGGCCTGTCAAAACCATAGGTCGAGGAGACAATGTAGCGGTTAGTCATGGTGAATTTCTTTCTTACAATGGTGAGTTGTGGGCATTTCATGGAGAATACGATGGGATTATGGAAAAGCTTCGCGTACGCGCCTTTCTTTTAAATGAAAAAACGGATGTATGGGAGGACAAAGGTATCGTTGCAAGGAATAATTTTTGGCCATTGGCAGCTCCTGAAAAAATGGATAATGGGAACTGGATTATGTCAGGTTTTCAGGTTAACGAAACTGGCAGTGGGAACAATCCACCAGCTGTTGCAATAAGCGATGGGGATGATTTTACCAAATGGGATGTGGTTGTTATTCCTATGAAAACTGAGAAAGTTTGGGGTGAAAGCACTGTTATAATTGATGGTTCAATAATTATAAATGTGGCACGATGGGGCAAGCAGTCCATAGGGTTGGCATCAAAAAGTAATGATTTTGGTCAGACTTGGTCAATACTTAAGCCCAGTAACTTGCCTATGACCACCTCAAAACCATATACAGGTCAATTGAGTAGTGGTGAATATTATTTGATTGGTACGACCTTTAATGGTGTAAATAAAACGAGAAACACTTTGACCATAGCTATCAGTCGTCCTGGAGAGCTGTTTTTTTCAAAAGTATTCGTGATTCGCCATTCTGTTTTCCCCGAAGGAGTAGGAGAGTCACATCCCCAAGCAGCCTTGGCTTATCCTCATGCTGTGGAATACCAAGGTAAGCTGTATGTTGGGTATTCTAATAGTGGTGGGAAAGTAGGTAGGCCAATTGGAAAAGGCAGAGATACCTGGAATAACAATAGTGCTGAATTAGCAATTATTCCAATTGAAATGATTACAAGTCCCTAA
- a CDS encoding arylsulfatase, which translates to MKNTFPLNLLFFFGLAILTFGCKQDKEVEPLPPNIILVMTDDQGYGDISANGSPDVSTPNMDKLKSQGISLEDFQVSPTCAPTRSAIMSGRHPFKNGITHTILERERMALGLTTLPQVLKRGGYTSGIFGKWHLGDEQEYQPDSRGFDEVFIHGAGGIGQAYAGSCADAPGNGYFDPVIKHNGTFVKTEGFCTDVFFTQALSWIKDKSLTEEPFFAYITTNAPHGPFIAPEEYKQKFIDQGYPTDAQGFYGMIENVDHNLGILMDKLDAWGIADNTILIFMSDNGKTYGGYNTVHGETYNAGMKGFKGSVYEGGTRVPFFIRWPNKFNKGKEVDVMLNHYDMLPTFAEIANIDISDIPDLDGQSLLSYLKNDSIQSEDRFRFFHEGRWPLNPDNITDQEGTERWVGTLETSNPDSSKFKKYAIRNEQYRFVKNSELYDLYQDPGETNNIAAEHPELIKKMKEAYGVWWEEVRPLMVNETAPLAKEKPFWVEYEKQKEASGIKDWVKPELN; encoded by the coding sequence ATGAAAAACACTTTCCCACTAAATTTACTTTTCTTCTTTGGCTTGGCCATTTTGACTTTCGGTTGTAAACAGGACAAAGAGGTGGAACCATTACCACCAAATATTATATTGGTAATGACAGATGACCAGGGATATGGCGACATTTCTGCCAATGGAAGTCCGGATGTATCTACGCCAAATATGGATAAGTTGAAATCTCAGGGAATAAGTCTAGAGGATTTTCAGGTCAGTCCTACTTGTGCGCCAACCAGGTCTGCCATTATGAGCGGGCGACATCCTTTTAAAAATGGCATTACGCATACCATTCTGGAAAGAGAAAGAATGGCCCTAGGCCTAACTACCTTGCCTCAGGTGTTGAAACGGGGAGGTTATACCAGTGGTATATTTGGAAAATGGCATTTGGGCGATGAACAGGAGTACCAACCTGACAGTCGTGGATTTGATGAGGTGTTTATACATGGTGCCGGAGGTATAGGTCAGGCTTATGCTGGTTCTTGTGCCGATGCACCTGGAAATGGTTATTTCGATCCCGTTATTAAGCACAATGGTACCTTTGTGAAAACAGAAGGATTTTGTACCGATGTGTTTTTTACACAAGCCTTGTCCTGGATAAAAGATAAGTCCTTAACAGAAGAACCGTTTTTTGCTTATATAACCACCAATGCACCTCACGGTCCTTTTATAGCTCCTGAAGAATACAAGCAAAAATTTATCGATCAGGGTTACCCAACAGATGCCCAGGGCTTTTATGGAATGATCGAAAACGTGGACCATAACTTGGGTATATTGATGGATAAACTAGATGCCTGGGGCATTGCCGACAATACCATTTTGATTTTTATGTCGGACAATGGAAAAACATATGGTGGCTACAATACCGTGCATGGAGAAACCTACAATGCAGGGATGAAAGGGTTTAAAGGAAGTGTTTATGAAGGAGGAACAAGGGTTCCTTTCTTTATCAGATGGCCAAATAAATTCAATAAAGGCAAAGAGGTGGATGTAATGCTTAATCATTATGACATGTTGCCAACTTTTGCTGAAATTGCCAATATTGACATCTCTGATATTCCGGATCTGGATGGGCAAAGCTTGCTTTCTTATTTAAAAAATGACAGCATTCAATCTGAAGACAGGTTTCGATTCTTTCATGAGGGGAGATGGCCTTTAAATCCAGACAATATTACAGATCAAGAAGGCACAGAACGTTGGGTAGGTACTTTAGAAACGTCGAATCCTGACAGTTCAAAATTCAAGAAATATGCGATTAGAAACGAACAGTATAGATTTGTGAAAAACAGTGAATTGTATGATTTGTATCAAGATCCTGGAGAAACAAATAACATTGCAGCGGAACATCCTGAACTCATTAAAAAAATGAAAGAAGCCTATGGTGTTTGGTGGGAGGAAGTGCGACCTTTAATGGTTAACGAAACAGCTCCTTTAGCCAAAGAGAAACCTTTTTGGGTGGAATATGAAAAACAAAAGGAAGCTAGTGGGATCAAAGATTGGGTAAAACCTGAGCTGAATTAA